A DNA window from Halomonas zincidurans B6 contains the following coding sequences:
- a CDS encoding AtuA-related protein, whose translation MSDTALDAAHDGGGGVTVTLHQLAHSRAGDKGDRLNLSLFAYDPRHYATLLEQITEPRVLALFAYRGASRVRRYPMPGLAGMNLVIDDVLQGGVNGALNLDGHGKTLSFLLLGLTVTLPRPLLPERLLVK comes from the coding sequence GGGGGCGGTGGCGTCACCGTCACGCTGCACCAGCTCGCCCACTCCCGCGCCGGCGACAAGGGCGATCGTCTCAATCTATCGCTTTTCGCCTACGATCCTCGTCATTATGCGACATTGCTCGAACAGATCACCGAGCCGCGGGTATTGGCGCTATTCGCTTACCGTGGCGCGAGTCGGGTGCGGCGCTATCCGATGCCGGGGTTGGCCGGCATGAACCTGGTGATCGACGACGTACTTCAGGGCGGCGTCAACGGCGCGCTCAATCTCGACGGGCATGGCAAGACGCTGTCTTTCCTGCTGCTGGGGCTGACCGTCACGTTGCCACGACCCTTGTTGCCGGAGCGGTTGCTGGTGAAATGA